The following DNA comes from Camelina sativa cultivar DH55 chromosome 14, Cs, whole genome shotgun sequence.
tggAGAAAATGTTGATATGTGCTTTATAGCACGGAATATCTCCtagttataaattaaaaattcagtctaaaataaaatcaaatcaaatattaaaactcTGAACTAGCTCAATgactaaacataaaaatttttttttaaaatcaaatactaaCAGATAATTTCAACTAGTATTAACAAATTATTAGCCATTTCAAcctaacacaaaacaaagataatttaataacacataatcataatttcatttccaaataaaccaaaatacatATATCAACAAACTCTTCATTCTCAACAaacattcaaatatataaatcaaaattatctACAACATCTATATAAAgacaatatttgtttttcatcattaaaacaaacattttgtatgtatatgtaaagttaatacaaacattaattaaaaaattatttggaaagctccattaattttattttaatatctcAACTAATTCACTATACCAAATTatacatacaaaataaattgagaGAGTAGGCAGCGAaaccaaaaatatcaaaccaaCGACCCTTTTACTTAAACTTtgcttcctcctctctctctgatctttctttcattttttttttttttttttttttaaagattcaattTCCCTCTCAAAATTCATTCACATTTGttccaaacacacacaaaaatgggAACAACAAAGATCTTGGTTCTGTCCAAGATCCTATCTTTCTTGCTAACAACAATGCTGATTGGATCCGGTTTGATTCAGTGTACTAGTGTGACTTATGATAAGAAAGCAATCATCGTTAATGGCCACCGTAGAATCCTCCTCTCCGGTTCAATTCATTACCCAAGAAGTACCCCTGAGGTAACCAAAAAACGAATCTTtattaaagaaacacaaatggggttttgtttcttttgtttaaattttaaatttttgggttttgtagaTGTGGGAAGATCTTATAAAGAAAGCTAAAGATGGAGGCTTGGATGTTATTGATACTTATGTTTTCTGGAATGGTCATGAACCTTCTCCTGGAACTGTANNNNNNNNNNNNNNNNNNNNNNNNNNNNNNNNNNNNNNNNNNNNNNNNNNNNNNNNNNNNNNNNNNNNNNNNNNNNNNNNNNNNNNNNNNNNNNNNNNNNNNNNNNNNNNNNNNNNNNNNNNNNNNNNNNNNNNNNNNNNNNNNNNNNNNNNNNNNNNNNNNNNNNNNNNNNNNNNNNNNNNNNNNNNNNNNNNNNNNNNNNNNNNNNNNNNNNNNNNNNNNNNNNNNNNNNNNNNNNNNNNNNNNNNNNNNNNNNNNNNNNNNNNNNNNNNNNNNNNNNNNNNNNNNNNNNNNNNNNNNNNNNNNNNNNNNNNNNNNNNNNNNNNNNNNNNNNNNNNNNNNNNNNNNNNNNNNNNNNNNNNNNNNNNNNNNNNNNNNNNNNNNNNNNNNNNNNNNNNNNNNNNNNNNNNNNNaaaaaaaaaaaaaaaaaaatcaaacttttttgaattttgaaaaattgtgttttttttttgttttgttttttccttgtTTGACTTTTGTAGAGGGTTTCCTGTTTGGCTGAAGTATGTAGATGGGATTAGTTTCAGAACAGACAATGGACCCTTCAAGGTAATAATAAATGTTGCTTCTGTTTGATGCTTTGATTGATGTTCAGTTTTTGGATATCATTAATGTAACATGTGTCTGTGTTTGTGTCTACTGTTAAGGCTGCAATGCAAGGTTTCACAGAGAAGATTGTCGAGATGATGAAAGAACATAGATTCTTTGCCTCACAAGGTGGACCCATCATCTTATCTCAGGTTCTATTATACAAATTTacaaacctttttgttttgtgtgtgggAATTGATGTGTAAGATGCTTAAGAGGTTTGATGTTTTATAATGTATAGATTGAGAATGAGTTTGGACCAGAGCTTAAAGCGCTTGGACCGGCTGGTCACTCTTACGTCAACTGGGCTGCGAAAATGGCTGTTGGTTTAAACACTGGAGTTCCATGGGTGATGTGTAAGGAAGATGATGCACCTGACCCAATCGTATGACCGACCAATCTTCTAATCTTTTCTCATTCATGTTCCTTCTTTAATCTCTTGTTATATTCGTGTTTTGTAGATAAATGCTTGCAACGGTTTCTACTGCGATTATTTTACTCCCAATAAACCATATAAGCCAACTATGTGGACAGAGGCATGGAGTGGCTGGTAAAAACATTTACTTTCTTTGCTTGTGAGACTGTAAGAGACACAAAAATGTTTACTGATTGTGTtaaatgtttgttgttgttaggtTTTCAGAGTTTGGTGGAACCATTCCAAAACGACCTGTAGAGGATCTAGCATTTGGAGTAGCCCGTTTCATACAAAAGGGTGGATCGTATATAAATTACTACATGGTAATTAGTCCTTGCACAAAtgttatgaaagaaaatgtttcGGTTTCAGTTTTGTCCTGATGCTTGTTGAGTGTGTTATGTGACAGTACCATGGAGGAACAAACTTTGGACGTACAGCAGGAGGTCCATTCATCACCACTAGTTATGACTATGATGCTCCCATCGATGAATACGGTACAGTTATCTTACAGTCTCAGCTCTGTAAAATGTTTGTGTCGCCTCTACATTTTACCAAAACATGGCTTTTTGATGATGCAGGGTTGGTCCAAGAACCTAAGTACAGCCATCTTAAGCAACTTCATCTGGCAATTAAGCAATGTGAAGCTGCCTTAGTTTCTTCTGATCCACATGTTACTAAACTAGGAAACTACGAGGAGGCTCATGTGTTCACTGCCGGCAAAGGAAGTTGTGTAGCTTTCCTAACCAACTATCACATGAATGCACCTGCTAAAGTAATGTTCAATAAGCGGCACTATACTCTTCCTGCATGGTCCATCAGCATTCTTCCAGATTGCAGAAACGTTGTTTACAACACTGCGACGGTATGTAACAGAGTAGTTGCTGTTTTTGTTGCGAAAGCCTTTAGTTGCATCATTAAGAAGCTAACTTGATGAAGTTGTCGGACAGGTGGCTGCAAAGACATCACATGTGCAAATGGTGCCATCTGGTTCCATCTTGTATTCAGTTGCTAGATACGATGAAAATATTGCTACTTATGGAGACCGTGGGACAATCACAGCCCGTGGATTGTTGGAGCAGGTTAATGTTACACGAGATACAACTGATTACCTGTGGTACACAACCAGGTACATTTTGAAAATactcaatatttaatattatcttTGCATGTCAAACATCATTTGTTCTTTGTAAACTGAATCGGTCTTTCTGGGGTTTCCAGTGTGGATATTAAGGCATCAGAGTCATTCTTGCGTGGAGGAAAATGGCCGACTCTTACGGTGGATTCTGCAGGACATGCTGTGCATGTGTTTGTCAATGGACACTTTTACGGTAAGAATGATTCTTTTGCTGACTAATTCCTTAGAAAAGAGTTGTTTCATCAAATAATTTGTGCTTTTGAACGATGCAGGATCTGCCTTTGGGacaagagaaaacagaaaagtttCGTTCAGCGCACCAGTCAATCTTCGAGGTGGAGCTAACAGAATCGCGCTTCTGAGCGTAGCAGTTGGTTTACCGGTCAGtttaaaaacatgaaagtaCTCTACTGTTGACTTTAAGTTTCTTGTAGCAGACTGATAAATagtgttcattttttttatggttttgaaGAATGTTGGACTACACTTTGAGACCTGGGCCACTGGAATCGTTGGGTCGGTGGTGCTTCATGGCCTTGACGAGGGTAACAAAGACTTGAGTTGGCAGAAATGGACATATCAGGTGAGATAGATAGAGTTcataatagaagaagaaactcttACGGATTGACTCGGTTTAcaattgaaaatcaaataacATTTCCATTTTTCTCGCGTAATGAAACAGGCTGGTCTGCAAGGGGAAGCAATGAACTTGATCTCTCCTACAGAAGAGTCCTCTGTTGATTGGATCAAAGGCTCATTGgctaagcaaaacaaacaaccttTGACATGGTACAAGGTAAATAAGAACTCTAACTTATCCAAGCTGCTCCTAACTCATCCTGAACCAAACTTATTACTACTTTATCTCCCAATGAAACCTAATAACCAATATGTAGAACTATAGCTAAGGCTTGACCTAAGACATGTTCAAGTAGACCCACTATATCTTTGCTTGTAACATCCACAGGCCTACTTTGACGCGCCTAGAGGAAACGAACCACTGGCTTTGGATCTGAAGAGTATGGGAAAAGGGCAAGCTTGGATAAACGGGCAAAGCCTAGGGAGATACTGGATGGCTTATGCCAAAGGAAACTGTGGGACTTGTCACTACGCTGGAACGTACAGGCAAAACAAATGCCAATCTGGTTGTGGCGAGCCAACACAAAGATGGTAACAATaatgctttcttctttcttaactTCAACCTTTTGAAGCTAAAAGCTCTCTTCTCGTATTAAGATGAGTCTTTTTCTTTGTAGGTATCATGTTCCGCGTTCATGGTTGAAGCCAAGAGGGAACTTGTTAGTACTCTTTGAAGAACTTGGTGGAGACGTTTCCAGAGTCTCTGTTGTGAAAAGATCAGTAAACTAACTTTAAAGAACTCTTactattgtgtgtgtgtgtgttacaCAAAGCATGACTCGTGCTGTGTTTAAATTATCCCTCTTTTGTGATCAGAAACCAAAATTCGTCATAGTAATAAACAAATATGTAGTAGAAATGCATCACTTTTATTTCACAccaaagataaaatataaactttgaAAGTTGTAGAGTGATTAGTATAcaaagattttagaaatttgaAATCAAGATCAAGCAGAAGCAACAAGACCACCATGCTTCTTCAGCGTCTCATGAATCTCATCTTTGGCAGCGCCGACAACACGATCAACGATTTCGCCTTCTTTCATGAAAACAAAAGTGGGCATTGCCTCAACTTTGAATTCCTGAGCAACCGATTGCAACTCATCAACATCAATCTTGAAGAAGACAACATTGGTGAACTTCTTAGCCATCTCTGCAAAGACTGGCGCAATGAAACGGCAAGGTGGACACCATGAAGCTGTGAAGTCTATCACAATCTGTTTCAATCAAAATTTCAGAacaaatcagaaagaaaatatcattcCCCACTATAAGCTAACTAATCAAGACAAACCTTAAGTTATAAcgtaatcaaatcaaattgaaGAGAAAGCTGTACTACTAGTTTCTATCAATTTTAGACCAATAAACACCTAAGTAACGTAACCAAATCAAATTGGAGAAGCCCTAGACAGGACAAGACAAAGTACttgtatctatctatctatcaattTCAGACCAAATCAAGAATATGGGATAAGAACGTACATGATCAAAGTCTTGAACGTCATTCACTTAACCactaatcaagaaaaaaaaaccctaatcaaatTGAAGAAACCCTAGAGAgggagaggagaagagaaaagtaCCAGTTTCTTGGATTCGTTGGCGTCTTTGACCTTCTCATTCCAGACATCGTATGAGTGGCAAGCAATCACTTCTCCTTCCCCGGCCATTGTTTACactgctttttttcttctcctaaaCTTTGTTTGATAAGACCTTTTTTTTGGTGAGTGAATGAAGAATACATTATGGTTTGGATCAGCTTTTTATAGGACAGGGTGGGAAGACTTAGACCATCTTACCTCTTACCTCTTCTTGGTCTTCTTATTACACTTTATCCTAAATATTTTGTGTGATCGTGACGCGTAGGAATGTGAATGGATCCAACGGCTGATATTAAAGGGCTTTAAAAATAACATGGCGAGTCTAGGTCAACGGCGTAATGAAACGATGCTGGTAACGAAGGTTCTAGATTGTAGAAGTCGTGTTATGTGTGCACGTATTgattttatctgtttttttcttttctagtccTTACACTTGGCACTTGGGGATTTGACAACTActataaagtttatttttgtcGGTACAAATataagtcttttttttattcgaGCTTAAGACGGCAAAGTTGAATGGtacaaaattaaatactattaattcttaatctaaaacatgtatttatgttttgaaaaataatgctagctttctatatttatttcattttcttttttattcttctacGTTTCTCCGAATCAAATTCTAGTCATGGTTTGAAGAAGTACATTGGAAAAAGTATATGAATTATTTGAATCTAAAGGATTTGTTACGTTTTCATATCTCTTGTAAATTGTAAGAAAGTGACGAACAAAAGAAACAGTTGAAgttgctgtaaaaaaaaaaaaaaattatctccaCGCCCATAATTTTCTACCATACGATCCAAGTTTGTTGATGTTTGTAAGTTGtatatgttgttgtttgtaaaTAAGTTAAAGGATATATTAAACCAAAGACATTCAAATTTGAGGGGGACTAAAGTATAAATCAAAAAGTTCatttctaaaatagagtaaaaatataaagttattcTAAATATAGAGCAATCtcaatttttctctattttatagtaaaatatagagtGGGGTTAGATAAGATTTTACTTtataatagagtttttttttgctctaaAATAGATAGAGGTTGGAGATGGCATTAGTAACTTGCTTAGTACGCGTCTCAAGATTGTACTACCCAACTCTGTCCTTAGTCTCAAAGAGCTTTCCATCTCTCCTTGCTTCACCGGAGCTTTACGAGGCCCGATCTCTCTTACGCCTCACCGAGAGTTGTCTCTATGTGTGTTTATGCTTCCCTCCTGAAACTCACCTTTGTTGGTTCACTCTCTTCGGGAAACGGTCCTGATCGAACTCTAAATAAGTCAAGTGGCTATCTTTTGGTCCCTATCACATCATCTCCTCCTTCCCAATGGCCAATTCACGCAGCGGTTGGTTCCGATATCTACCACGTTGGCGGATACATCGAGACTCTGCCCGTATATTTAGGGTCTCGGTCCTAGACTGTCGGTCTCACACGTGGCGCGAGGCTCCAAGCTTATACGTCGAGAAGAAGACGTACACTTATTCTGCTACTATCTTTGTGGAAAGATCTATGTATCACGAGAACTCATAAAAGACACAACATCAGAACGTTCGATGGAGGTGTTCGACACAAAAACCCAAATTTGGGACCATGTCCCCTTCCCAACTTGTTGGGACGCGAATACGTTGGTTGGCCAACCAAAAGTACATGTATTGAAGGAAAGGTCTATCTGATGACGGCGGGTAAGGTTCTAGCTTACGACCCAGATGAAGGTAGATTGGACTTTGTCGAACGAGAGATGGGTGAGGATTGGATGTTGTGTGCCATAGACAATGTTTTGTACAGTTATAAGGAGAGAACACTAGAATGGTATGACACTAAGGTGAGATTGTGGAAACAAGTTAAGGGTTTGACAGGACTACCCGAGTCTGTCAGCTGCTGCCGTGTTGTTAGATTGGCCGATTATGGTGGAAAGATGGCCGTTTTGTGAGACAAGTATGAGCCTTATAGTGGACACAGGATGATTTGGTGTGCGGTGGTTGCGCTTAAAAGACACAAGAGCAAAGAGATTTGGGGGAAGGTCGAGTGACGTGACCTGGTGCTTACAGTCCCCAGCTCAACACAACTTGAGAATACTCTTTGTGCTATTGTTTGATAAATGACATAACTTGAATGGGGCTCAATCTTTTACTCATTGAGGGTATTCTATCGTTTTGTTACTCAGTTGTAAACTTGGATTTTGCTTTGCTTCAGTAGCAGACTGCTTAACACGAAAATGAGCTAAAGACAGCTAAGACAGACGTAGAAGCCAAATCTATACTACTATTGTATTATCTATCATACTAATAAACCCTTTTCACATCAGAtaatcataaaacaaaacaaccaaatctAGACTTCGTANATGctccttccttcttttttttttttttttttttttttttttttttttttaatataactaaCTTACGGCTAACAGAGTTTTTATAGATACAAAATGATGTCGTTACTCAAGATGGTCTACATGTATTGAACACTTCTCCTCGCAATACATCGATTGGTCTATGTTCCAAAGTGTATCGCTCCGGTCCCATATACACCCCTGTCTTCTCCAATAGCCCCATTGCTTCCTCTCTTCCGTATTTTGACTCATACAGCTTCAAGTACTCATAATCCTGATTCATTACATTAATGCCCCCAAATAAGCCAATTGAAACAGTTCCTCATTGTTATCTGGTTGGTAACTAAAGCAGCTGTACCTGTAACCCACTTAGAAGACGCTCTAGCCTAAGTGAAGCAACGGGCtctgatgaagatgagaatACTTCACCGGGGTAGTAAAGAACTCCATCACCAGGAGGAAGACCACGCCTGAACCTTACCTATTCATTTGGTTTATATAAACATCATGAAACAATCAGTTCAAAATACATTTAGAAAGGAAACCAAGCATAAGAAAATTAGGATCGATGGGTCAGACAATGAACCTCGGCACTTGGAACCGTGGCCTTTTCATAGCAGTTTGCACCCCAGTACAAGAACCCGGTTCCACCTTCCTTCCACACGCGCCACATCACTGCACGTTGTTGTGTCCCACGCATCCCTAGGTGCCAATTTGGGTGAGGATCCGAAGGTCCAAGGCATATGTATGTCCACCATTCCTGCACCACCAAGAGAAATTCCTCTTTATGATACTTATTGATAATACAAACATATAAGCACACAAGACCACACCATTACGATAACCTTTGTATAGTCCCTTACACATCATAGAGTAGCTGTGAACAGTGGTTAATGAACTTCGGACTAAGTTAATGAAAGGGTTGACAAAGGTCAGAGAGAGCCTACCTCACCCTTCTCTGTGTGCAATTCCTCAAGAATGTCCTTTACCAAATCTTCCCGGTTACCAAGCACCCACTCACTGAAtattaaaccatattttaagacTGAGTTAGCAGATTAAAGCAACAAGAGACTAGTTGAAATTAGATTTCTCTTTAGGTTCCCCATATTCATCTGACAATCTTTTAAACTAATTCACCTTCTATACTAAACACCTGCAGACCATAACGCATTTGCCAATAATATTGAGAAGTGACTTTTAAAATTCATTGATAGAAGATAGACAATTTATTCTGAACCAGATGTCTTTTGATAGGTAAAAACACCATAAACATAGCACACCTACGCGAGATTCAAATTAAAGATAAGTTTTAAGATCTTGACATCCAAAACCCAAGGTAAGTGGAGGCAATTTATCACATTACAGCATGAACAATTACCTTGTGCAGTATATCTGAGTATGAGGCCGAAGAAGATTTGGAACTTTGACGAAAGATTCGAAGGGCGTTGGAGCAAGAGGCGCATCACCCGGTCCTACAGAAAGAGTAATATTTGAACCTTAATAAAGTAGCTAAAGCATTGTTGAACTGTGAACCTTAATACAATATTACATTGCCATAAACGTAGATTTTCCTCAACACGCAGAACAAAATATCCGCAAGCGCTGTAACGAAGCATAACAGAAACATGAAGTGCTAAAATATTAACCTTACACAACGAGCTAACATTATGGGCTACATAATCACATTGAGTCGAATACTGATCAACCTACTGATACAAACTAAATTTCTATGGTTCACCATTGAAAATTTTTGGAGCTCATTACAACAGGAAGACAAAGCCATgaaagcaaataaaacaaaaccccCGCGGAAAACAGGAAGtaaaatcaagaaacataaaataaattagcaCAAGTGATTTCCAcgaaaagaaaatcaataaattagcaCAAGTGATTTCCATAAAATCATACCACAGTAGTATGTAGTCAACACACGAGCATCCGGGGCATAGGCATAAATTTCACTGGCCATCTTACGAACGTTATCGAAGTGCTCCATATTTAGTGGCTGCCAAATGTTTTGAATGGTAGGTAATAAGAAAGCTGTGAATAAGtaattttcaactaaaaaacaacaTCAATTACACCTATCAATGACGTAGAATTTTACTGTTACCACAGCAAACTATGCCCTATCAATAATCAAAGCGAAAATTGACTGAAGCATACCTCATCCCACAAGTAAAAGTAAGCTTTGTTCCAATGGGGTTTACTCCTCAATATCTCAACTTCTTTGCGCAGATAACTTTCCCTTGAATCATCCCTGCTTGCACATCAACAGGCAAATGAAACTTATTTCTGGTACctactaaaaaaaaagcttgagtGGGACAACACATGCATACCCAGCTATAACTTGTCTATATGGTACTGCATACGCCGCAACCCTTGGATCCGACAAATATTCATCAGATTTTGGATGATCGGctgcaaaaatcaaaaaatggAATGCCAATGGAAAGCTCAGCGTGTGAAGCAAAACGACCAGCTTGATAGTGCTTAAAGTATTCATAAGAAGATTTGTGCAGTACCAGGCCATGGTGAGGTGTATGTCAAGACACGCATGCTTTCACCCCATTTGCAAAAATATGGACTGATCCGATACTGAAGAAGCCACTTAAAATGGAGATCTAGTTTCTCGTACCACTCTTCACTTCCATGTTCAACACCAAAACGATCCTCGATGACAGTGTCAGAGACGCCAATAACAGCAGGGAGTGATGGAGTAACTGGAATAATAAATTCCCAAACTGTCAATCTTAGCTTGATACGCAGGGAAAGATTtgaaacaacatcttcttccATCATATCAGTTGATCCATTTGTAGAAATGAACTCCGAAAATGATGGAGAGATGATAATTCTTCTTAATGACGAACTTGCACATTTAATTCTTTCTACCTAAAAGATAAGCTGCAGATTATTTGAcacgtaaaaatattttatcaagGGTGAGGTAATCTAGTTGAAGGAAAGTGAAAAATTACCACTTCATCCATGGGTTTCCCCTCTATTGGTTCCATAATATCAAGACAGTTGTTAAGTTCCATACAAAGCTGATCCTTCTCTTGCTTTCCCAAGTGACCTGAACAGCTGTAAACCAAACACATCACTGGTCATCAGCGTGTCAGATCCATGATTAAC
Coding sequences within:
- the LOC104742199 gene encoding thioredoxin H5-like — translated: MAGEGEVIACHSYDVWNEKVKDANESKKLIVIDFTASWCPPCRFIAPVFAEMAKKFTNVVFFKIDVDELQSVAQEFKVEAMPTFVFMKEGEIVDRVVGAAKDEIHETLKKHGGLVASA
- the LOC104742200 gene encoding uncharacterized protein LOC104742200 translates to MDNNGSQEMTVPVEGVAGGGTAYGFNDAEPLKQSTDPTEVPTADLVNVWCMPNTVNVGSQETPRPLEPINLLAARNERESFQIAMRPKVSWAASSPSGSVQVQCSDLCSSAGDRLVVGQSLKLRRVVPVLGVPDALVPLDLPVSQLSLLPGETSVIWVSIDVPNGQPPGQYEGEIIVSAMKSDGGCSGHLGKQEKDQLCMELNNCLDIMEPIEGKPMDEVVERIKCASSSLRRIIISPSFSEFISTNGSTDMMEEDVVSNLSLRIKLRLTVWEFIIPVTPSLPAVIGVSDTVIEDRFGVEHGSEEWYEKLDLHFKWLLQYRISPYFCKWGESMRVLTYTSPWPADHPKSDEYLSDPRVAAYAVPYRQVIAGDDSRESYLRKEVEILRSKPHWNKAYFYLWDEPLNMEHFDNVRKMASEIYAYAPDARVLTTYYCGPGDAPLAPTPFESFVKVPNLLRPHTQIYCTSEWVLGNREDLVKDILEELHTEKGEEWWTYICLGPSDPHPNWHLGMRGTQQRAVMWRVWKEGGTGFLYWGANCYEKATVPSAEVRFRRGLPPGDGVLYYPGEVFSSSSEPVASLRLERLLSGLQDYEYLKLYESKYGREEAMGLLEKTGVYMGPERYTLEHRPIDVLRGEVFNTCRPS
- the LOC104743886 gene encoding beta-galactosidase 5-like — encoded protein: MQGFTEKIVEMMKEHRFFASQGGPIILSQIENEFGPELKALGPAGHSYVNWAAKMAVGLNTGVPWVMCKEDDAPDPIINACNGFYCDYFTPNKPYKPTMWTEAWSGWFSEFGGTIPKRPVEDLAFGVARFIQKGGSYINYYMYHGGTNFGRTAGGPFITTSYDYDAPIDEYGLVQEPKYSHLKQLHLAIKQCEAALVSSDPHVTKLGNYEEAHVFTAGKGSCVAFLTNYHMNAPAKVMFNKRHYTLPAWSISILPDCRNVVYNTATVAAKTSHVQMVPSGSILYSVARYDENIATYGDRGTITARGLLEQVNVTRDTTDYLWYTTSVDIKASESFLRGGKWPTLTVDSAGHAVHVFVNGHFYGSAFGTRENRKVSFSAPVNLRGGANRIALLSVAVGLPNVGLHFETWATGIVGSVVLHGLDEGNKDLSWQKWTYQAGLQGEAMNLISPTEESSVDWIKGSLAKQNKQPLTWYKAYFDAPRGNEPLALDLKSMGKGQAWINGQSLGRYWMAYAKGNCGTCHYAGTYRQNKCQSGCGEPTQRWYHVPRSWLKPRGNLLVLFEELGGDVSRVSVVKRSVN